Part of the Thermococcus sp. 18S1 genome, GCTAATAGTCCTCTCCAGGGTTCTCAAGTTCTGAACCTTCCATTCTCACTTTTTCAGCAGGGCGAGGCTCCCTCCAATCAGGGCAAGCGCTAGACCAAAGGCCGCCCCAAATCCCGCGGAGGATATGAGTGCCCCGCTTATGGCGCTGCCCGCGATGTATCCTGCCGAGCCCACGACGTTGTACGTTCCCATAGCGCTGCCCTTTTCCTTTTCTCCTGCCTTTTCGCTCACTATGGCGGTTGAGGAGATTCCGATGAATGCCCAGGAGTAGCCGGCCAGGATGTAGGAGGCAAAGGCCAGTGGAAGCAGCGCCGGGGAGAGCAGGGTTCCTAGCACCATCGTGGCGAAGGCTCCGGCACGGAGGAGCAGCCCCTTTCTCAGGACTCCCTCCTTTCCTCCCCCCATCGCGGCCCCGACGCGGGTGTAGTTCATCGCCGAAACCGCGGAGTTGGCTATGAGCGCTAGATACACAACCTCCCTCGTGTAGCCCTCGCTCGTAAGGAGCACCGGCATCTGGGGGAAGTAGATGCCCGCAGCTATCCAGAAGAGCAGGAAGGCTACGTAGAACCTACCCAGGCCCTCTGGGAGGCTGAAGTTGGTGTGTAGTATGAAGCTGGGGAAGTAGCGGGCCTTTTCGACGACGTAGTTGCCGAACGCTCTGATAGCCCGTCTGTTGATGTATATCGGAGCCTCCCGTATCATCCGCTCTCCCATGAAGACCGAGGGCAGGGCCAGGATGGCGAAAGCGATAAACAGCTGGGGCATGGTCAGGAACCTCGACAGGCCGAAACCAAGAACCAGTCCGAGAACCCATCCCCAGCCGCTTATCTCGTTGAACTTGCCGATGGCGTGATCCCAGCTGTACTTCCGGACGCTCCTCAGAACGAGCGCTATGGGGACCGATAGGGTTGAGGCGAGGAAAAATGCGTAGACCGTGTTTACCGCGATGAGCTGGGAGGGGGTCTTCACAAAGGCCATCGCCGTGAGGAAGATGGGGACACTGGCGAAGCCGAGGAGTATGAAGGGCTTTCTCCGCAGGATTCTGTCGCTCACCCTGCCCCAGAACAGCGCGCCGAGCATCGAGGCCAGGCTCCCGAGGGCGAAGGTCAGTCCAACGGTTGAGGCGTTTCCCCCAAGTTCCAGGAGGTAAAGGCTCACCAGGGCGGAGCTTCCACCCGTGGCTACCTTGAAGGGCACGAAGGAGTAGAACCACCTGGGCATCTTGGGGATGTAGCGGTAGCGGTTTGCTACCGATGCGTTCCTCACCGCGACGGCAACTCTCTGGCTCATTTTTCCCCACCTTGAGGCCTCGGGGAGGCCGGTTTGGTTTAAAAAGATTTGTGACACAGGGCATGCTGTAATGTCCAGAAGAGTTCATTTAGTGGGCAGGAATAAAGAAAGAAGAACCCCTCATATCTCGAGGACGTATTTCCTGCTCTCGTCGGAGAAGCCCCTGAAGCGGCCGAGCTTCAAATGGAGTATCGCCCTCTCAACCTTCACGACCTTCATCGAGGCTACGTGGGTCACCCCGGTGCCCCTGAGGAACTCCGGAAGAACCTGTCCCGTGGGGCCGGTTAAGAGGAAGATTCTGGCGTTCTTTGCCCTGTCGAGGAGCATGTCGAGGGTTCCGTTGATCATGCAGGATGCGCTCGCTATAACTGCCTCAACCTCTGGCAGGAGCCAGTACTCCAGGGAATCGCTCAGCGTTTCTCTGTCCCAGAGCTTTGGGTTTCTCTCGAAGACGTAGGGCCTGAAGCCCCTCTCCCGAAGGGTTCTGACTATTGGGGGCATGTTGCCAATAACCGCTACCTTTTCGATGTCACCATCTAAAAGTTCCACAGCATCGGCCCACTTTGCGTTGCTTAGGTCAAGGTAGTACTGTGAAACCGCATTTATCGCCGCCATGCCTAGGGACCTCTCGATTAGGTTGAGGCTGTCGGCCCTTTCAATGAACGCCTCCAGAGTGGGCTCCTCGATGGAGTTGTCGAATCTCCCTATCTCCTCGGGAAGGGTCATGGCGACGCCGAGGGCTTTTCCCCTCTTCCCCTCAACCAGCACGTAGGTGTAGGGCAGGCCAAAGGAGAAGTCCAGGACCTTGAGTTCCTCGTCGATAAACCCCAGAGCCTTTTTCTTGAGCTTAGCCAGCAGCATACGAACACCACTCCCTGATTTGGTTGCTCTGTTGCTTGTTTCATTTTCTTAATTTTGAACCTTCCGTTTGGGCAGGACGCTGGAGGGGCTCTACGTGGGCGCATTCTGGGCAAGAGAAAACCTTAATTATCTGGGAAACTAGTTTACCTGGGAGGGTCATGTGCGAGTACACTTACGAGAACGGGCAGAAATGCAGGCTGAAGCCAGTTGAAGGCTCCACATACTGCCCCCTTCATATCCCTTACGAAGAGGGAGAGAATCTTTTGGGCGATGAAATAAAGAGGGTGAAGGAGGAGGCTTTTCTCAGGAGGCTCAGGGCGGGGCAGACCTATTTTGAGGGCGTTTACCTCTACGACGTCAAAATAAGCGATTTCAAGGCCGAGAAACCAATAGTGTTCAAGAACTCCCACATCAGAACGATACTCTTCGACGGTGTTAGTGTGTCTGGTATAACCATCTACAACTCCACGGTGGGCAGGCTGGCCGTCTTTGAGAGCGAGCTGGGAACGTTCACCGTTCATGGCTCCCACGTTTTTGGCATGAACCTTCTCCGCGTTGGGTTCTCCAACTCGGTTTACATTAGAAATTCAAGCGTTCGCTACGTCATGATAAATTCAACGGAGTACACAGGCAAGGGGGAGGAGGGTGGGAGGGAGTACGGAGAGCGCAGAACCGCGACAGGGAGGATAGAGCTAAGCGACCTGAGTGAAGTCCGCAGGATTGGGATAAACGTGCGCTACCCCCTCCTGCGGAAAATCCTCGAGGAACATGGCATAAAGCCATCTGAATCGCGTGAGAGAGCCGTTAAGGCCACAGCCCTCGTTCTTCGGGACATAAGTTTTGATCAGTCGGCGCGCTTCAAGCGGCAAGTCCGGCTCAGCATAAGGCGGTTCCACGGCAACCTCGTTCTTGAGAACCTTGACATCTTTGGGCACGCGGAGATCCTTGCCAGCTGGCTTAAGAATCCGGAGTTCGTGCACATGAAGGTCATGGGCAACATGATATTCCGCAGGGTGTCATTCAACGGCGATTTCTCGTGGAACTCAACGGTTCTGCCCAACATCCCCGTTGAACTCAACGTCGAGGGATTCATTGAAGTCGAGGACTGCAGGTTCAACAGCCACCGCGCGGCGGAGGTGCTCTACCGCTTAGCGAGGATAAGCTGGGAGAGGAACGGGGACTTTGAGAGGGCCGACAGGTACTATTATCTGGAGATGGTGGAGAAAAGGCAGTCCCGCCTGGCCGGAAGGAGAAGGGGCATTAAAAAGCTTTTCCTCAAGATGGAGGCACTCTTTGAGTGGCTTTTCGCTGACTTGACCTGCAAGTACGGCACCGACTGGAAGAGACCCATACTGATATGGCTCGCGGCTGTAAACGTCTTCTTTCCCCTGCTCTTCTTCCTGACCAAAAGCGTTGAGGGGCTGTCTGGGAGTATGAGCTTCCTCGACTACGAGTACTTCAGCGTTGTTACCGCAACCACCCTGGGCTACGGTGACTATCACCCCGTTGGAGTTGGGAGGGTAATAGCGTCGGTCGAGGCCCTGTTTGGAATGTTCATGTGGGCGGTGTTCCTGACGGTGTTCGCGAGGAGATACATGAGGTGAGAGAATGATAGGCCTTATAATCAACCCCATAGCCGGAATGGGCGGCAAGGTCGCACTCAAAGGCACCGACGGAGTCGTCGAGGAGGCCGTGAGGAGAGGGGCCAGGCCTATTGCCCAGGACCTTGTGAGGCTGTTTTTGGAAGAGCTTTCCCACTACGACGAGGCCGGTGGAATAAGGTTCATTACGGGCCCGGGCCCGCTGGGGGAGGACGTTCTTAGGGAGTTTGACTTTGAGTTCGAGGTGATACGACACAGGGAAATCGGCTACCGGGAGGTTGAGGGGGTCAGGATACCGGACACGAGTTCCGTGGACACCAAGGAGCTCGCTGGGAGAATGGCCGGAAAGGTAAAGCTCCTCCTCTTTGCTGGCGGTGATGGGACGGCCAGAGATATACTCGAGGCGGTCGATAAGAGGGTTCCAGTTCTCGGCATCCCAACGGGCGTTAAGATGTACTCGGGGGGTTTTGCATATTCCCCGGAGGACGCCGCGAGGGTTCTGGTGGATTTCCTCCAGGGGCGCGCCAGGCTGGAGGAGCGTGAGGTGAGGGACATAGATGAGGTTGCCTACAGGCACGACGAGGTTAAGACGAGAACCTATGGTAGGGCTATCGTCCCCGTTGTTGAGACCCTCGTTCAGGGCAGCAAGGAGAGAATTCCCCTCAGCGAGGAAGACGAGCTTGAGGCCATTGCAGAGGCAGTCGCCGAGGAAATCCTTGAGAACGATGGAATATACTTCCTCGGCTCCGGCTCAACGGTGAAGAGGATAAAGGAGGGGCTGGGAATAGAGGGAACCCTCCTCGGGGTTGATGTTGTCGAGGTAAGGGATGGTGAAGCCAGGCTCGTTGTCAAAGATGCCACCGAGGAAGACCTGCTCCGTTTTGCCGATAGAGAACCCAGGGTGGTCGTCACGGTTATAGGCGGCCTTGGATTCCTCTTTGGGCGGGGCAATCAGCAGTTCTCGGCGGAGGTGCTGAGGAGGATTCCCCGGGAGAACATAACAGTCGTCGCCACGCCTTCCAAGCTCGAAAACGGCCCGCTCAGGGTTTACACGGGAAACCGGGAGGTAGATGAAAAGCTCAGGGGGTATATCCGGGTTCGTGTTAGCCCCTGGATGGAGAGACTCGTTAGGGTCGTTTAGGCATTTAAACCAGAAGCCGTTTATAGGAGCTTTCCCTATTCTCTACCGGTGAATCCCATGAAGTACAGCCGTATAGCGGTTAGGCTCTTTGAGAGGGAGGGGGAGGACACGTTCTACGACCCCGTTTACCATGGAAGAACCCTCAAGATATTCGGCATGGATGAGTGGCCGGGAAAGGCGCTGAAGTACTTTGCGGACAGATACAGGGAGATTGATTACGGGGTCGTTATCTTTGACACCGAGGGAGACTTCCCCGAGGAAGGATTCGATACCATCATCAGGGTAAGGGACGGCCAGGGAACGGGTCTCGACCCCATAGTTCTAGCTGAGAAAGGCCTCCTCGATGGCTACACTGCTGCAACGATAGTTCAGACGGTTTACGGACTCGACAGAACCTTAACGGAAAGGCTCTACTCCGATTTCCTTGCCGGGAAGGTGAAGAGCGTTCCCGAGGCCATGAAGTCGGACGGAAAATACGCCGAGGTTATCCGGGAAAGCTACACACCTCTGGATGAGGCGTTCTATTCCGGAAAACCCCCTGAGTTCGGAAAGAACATCCTGGTGGAACTGGGGGAAACCTACAGCATAACCCTCGCGGGCATAGCGTTTCTGGTTGTGAGTGCAGTGGTCAGGCACAGGAGGAACACGATGATAGGCGTTAACGACGCAGCGGTCTTAGCCTACACTACAGCCGGCGGTGCCGCCGTGCCCCTCATAACGAGACCCCTCAGGGCGAGGGTGACGGTTCTCGCGACGCAGTACGCGATAGACTCGATAATGAACCTGGCCGGTCCGAGCCTGGTGCTCTACCACGACCCGGACACCCAGAGCGTCATCTACGAGACGAACGGCGTTCCACCGGGCCCGATGAGGAAGCACGTCCACAAGGGGGAAGCGGCCTTCATCTACCGCACTCCAGAAACGATAAACGTCGAATGGGGGGAGCTGCCCCTTTGATTCATTTACTTTTCGTTTATTGGCCGGACTTTCTCAAGACAAGCTTCATATAGACCGTGTTGTCTTCGAGACGGTATTCTTCAAACCTACTCTGTTCGACGAATTTTGAGACTTCTCCTAGCCATTGTTCCCTCTTCAGGCCATGAAGCTTGAACCCAATGAGCCATGGAAACTTTGGAAGCCCGGTTTTCCTCAGGAACTCCTTCAGGTCTTTAATCGGGACGTCCCGCACCATGTCGTAGATCCACGCCTCGCCGCCGGGCTTGAGTACCCTGTAGGCCTCGTTGAATACACCCAGCAGATTCGTAAAGTGGTGAAGCGCCCCGAAGCTTATGAGCATGTCAAAGTGTTCCTCGGGAAACTTCAGCTCGTATGCACTCATGACATCGAATCTGACGTTCTCAACGCCAGCCTCTCTGGCGTTTTTCCTCGCGAGCTTCACCATTGTGGGAGAAATGTCTATTCCAACAACTTCAAGATCTGGATTCATCTTAGCGATTTCAATGGGAATGAATCCGGGACCAGTTCCGACATCGAGAATCCGTCCCCTCTGGACATTTGAAGCGATTTCCTTCGCAATAATCCTGTCCAGGTTTCTTCTCCCCCTGGCCATAATCGTGTAGATGTGGGCTCCCGGCCCTGGAATCCCCTCTATCTTCATGCCAACCACCAAAAAGGAGAAGAATAAAATCACCTCAGGCTCTTCACGAGCTCTTCCATGACGCCGAGGAAAGTCTCGACCTCTTCGAGGCTGTTGTAAACGTGGAACGAGGCTCTAACCGTGCCGTTTATCCCGAGTCTCTTCATGACCGGCAGGGCACAGTGGTGGCCGCTCCTCACCATGATGTTGTGGTTGTCGAGGACCGCGGCAACGTCGTGGGGGTGAAGGCCGGGGACGTTGAAGCTCACCACACCTGCGTGTTTCTTCAGGTTTCTTGGCCCGTACCACGGCACTTCAAGCTCATCGAGGCCTTCTGTTATCCTCTTGACCAGCTTGTGCTCCTGTCTCTCGATTTTGTCTATTCCTATTTTCTCGATGTACCTTATTCCTGCGGCGAGGCCTATCGCACCGCCTATGTTGGGCGTTCCGGCCTCGAACCTTTCCGGCGGCTCGGTCAGTTTGTAGCCCTCCAGTCCAACGTCCTCTATCGTTCCCCCGCCTATCAGCGGAGGCTCAAAAGCCTCAAAGAACTCCTCGTTGATGTAGAGAACGCCTATTCCCGTCGGCCCCATCGGCCCCTTGTGCCCGGAAAGTCCCAGGAAGTCGGCGTTCATCTTTCTTACATCGACCTCCATGTGGCCGGTGCTCTGGGCGGCATCGACGACGAATATCGCTCCAGCTTCCTTGGCCATCTTGCCAAGCTCCTCGACCTCGTGGATAACGCCGAGGGCGTTGGAGACGTGCTGAACCGCCACCAGCTTCGCCCCTTTGATCTTCTTCTCAGCGTCGCTCAAATCCAGGTTGCCCTCGTCGTCGCCTTCTATGTACTCAAGCTTGAGGCCGAGCTTTTTCGCTAACCTCTGCCAGGGGAGTAAATCTGAGTGGTGCTCGTAGGGGGTCGTCACTATCTTGTCGCCGGGCTTGAAGAGATGTTCAAGGCCGAGGGCTACTAAGTTGAGGCTCTCGCTCGTGTTCTTGGTGAAGACTATCTCCTCGAACTTGGCGTTGAGGAAGTCGGCAACTACCTTTCTGCTCTCCTCGTACTTGTGGGTCGCCATCTGGGAGAGCCTGTGTATTCCCCTGTGGACGTTGGCGCGGTACTTGAGGTAGTACTCGTCCATCGCCTCTATAACCGGCTTCGGCGTGAGCGAAGTGGCCGTGTTGTCGAAGTATATGACCTCCTCGGTCAGCGGAATGTCCTTCCTAACATCCTCCGGAATCCTCATGAAACCACCTCCAGAACTCCAGCGCAGTCATATATCACACGGGCGATGGATTCGCCCA contains:
- a CDS encoding MFS transporter is translated as MSQRVAVAVRNASVANRYRYIPKMPRWFYSFVPFKVATGGSSALVSLYLLELGGNASTVGLTFALGSLASMLGALFWGRVSDRILRRKPFILLGFASVPIFLTAMAFVKTPSQLIAVNTVYAFFLASTLSVPIALVLRSVRKYSWDHAIGKFNEISGWGWVLGLVLGFGLSRFLTMPQLFIAFAILALPSVFMGERMIREAPIYINRRAIRAFGNYVVEKARYFPSFILHTNFSLPEGLGRFYVAFLLFWIAAGIYFPQMPVLLTSEGYTREVVYLALIANSAVSAMNYTRVGAAMGGGKEGVLRKGLLLRAGAFATMVLGTLLSPALLPLAFASYILAGYSWAFIGISSTAIVSEKAGEKEKGSAMGTYNVVGSAGYIAGSAISGALISSAGFGAAFGLALALIGGSLALLKK
- a CDS encoding cysteine desulfurase gives rise to the protein MRIPEDVRKDIPLTEEVIYFDNTATSLTPKPVIEAMDEYYLKYRANVHRGIHRLSQMATHKYEESRKVVADFLNAKFEEIVFTKNTSESLNLVALGLEHLFKPGDKIVTTPYEHHSDLLPWQRLAKKLGLKLEYIEGDDEGNLDLSDAEKKIKGAKLVAVQHVSNALGVIHEVEELGKMAKEAGAIFVVDAAQSTGHMEVDVRKMNADFLGLSGHKGPMGPTGIGVLYINEEFFEAFEPPLIGGGTIEDVGLEGYKLTEPPERFEAGTPNIGGAIGLAAGIRYIEKIGIDKIERQEHKLVKRITEGLDELEVPWYGPRNLKKHAGVVSFNVPGLHPHDVAAVLDNHNIMVRSGHHCALPVMKRLGINGTVRASFHVYNSLEEVETFLGVMEELVKSLR
- a CDS encoding ATP-NAD kinase family protein → MIGLIINPIAGMGGKVALKGTDGVVEEAVRRGARPIAQDLVRLFLEELSHYDEAGGIRFITGPGPLGEDVLREFDFEFEVIRHREIGYREVEGVRIPDTSSVDTKELAGRMAGKVKLLLFAGGDGTARDILEAVDKRVPVLGIPTGVKMYSGGFAYSPEDAARVLVDFLQGRARLEEREVRDIDEVAYRHDEVKTRTYGRAIVPVVETLVQGSKERIPLSEEDELEAIAEAVAEEILENDGIYFLGSGSTVKRIKEGLGIEGTLLGVDVVEVRDGEARLVVKDATEEDLLRFADREPRVVVTVIGGLGFLFGRGNQQFSAEVLRRIPRENITVVATPSKLENGPLRVYTGNREVDEKLRGYIRVRVSPWMERLVRVV
- a CDS encoding potassium channel family protein is translated as MCEYTYENGQKCRLKPVEGSTYCPLHIPYEEGENLLGDEIKRVKEEAFLRRLRAGQTYFEGVYLYDVKISDFKAEKPIVFKNSHIRTILFDGVSVSGITIYNSTVGRLAVFESELGTFTVHGSHVFGMNLLRVGFSNSVYIRNSSVRYVMINSTEYTGKGEEGGREYGERRTATGRIELSDLSEVRRIGINVRYPLLRKILEEHGIKPSESRERAVKATALVLRDISFDQSARFKRQVRLSIRRFHGNLVLENLDIFGHAEILASWLKNPEFVHMKVMGNMIFRRVSFNGDFSWNSTVLPNIPVELNVEGFIEVEDCRFNSHRAAEVLYRLARISWERNGDFERADRYYYLEMVEKRQSRLAGRRRGIKKLFLKMEALFEWLFADLTCKYGTDWKRPILIWLAAVNVFFPLLFFLTKSVEGLSGSMSFLDYEYFSVVTATTLGYGDYHPVGVGRVIASVEALFGMFMWAVFLTVFARRYMR
- a CDS encoding Rossmann-like domain-containing protein encodes the protein MLLAKLKKKALGFIDEELKVLDFSFGLPYTYVLVEGKRGKALGVAMTLPEEIGRFDNSIEEPTLEAFIERADSLNLIERSLGMAAINAVSQYYLDLSNAKWADAVELLDGDIEKVAVIGNMPPIVRTLRERGFRPYVFERNPKLWDRETLSDSLEYWLLPEVEAVIASASCMINGTLDMLLDRAKNARIFLLTGPTGQVLPEFLRGTGVTHVASMKVVKVERAILHLKLGRFRGFSDESRKYVLEI
- a CDS encoding class I SAM-dependent methyltransferase, which encodes MKIEGIPGPGAHIYTIMARGRRNLDRIIAKEIASNVQRGRILDVGTGPGFIPIEIAKMNPDLEVVGIDISPTMVKLARKNAREAGVENVRFDVMSAYELKFPEEHFDMLISFGALHHFTNLLGVFNEAYRVLKPGGEAWIYDMVRDVPIKDLKEFLRKTGLPKFPWLIGFKLHGLKREQWLGEVSKFVEQSRFEEYRLEDNTVYMKLVLRKSGQ